The Desulfovibrionales bacterium genome includes a window with the following:
- a CDS encoding alpha-amylase family glycosyl hydrolase, which yields MSDKPKKLSEIRFKPASRVFPSPLDWRDQFVYFLLVDRFNSGKGDIPPFVPGSTSTGRNDEEGEKWQGGTLKGITERLDYIKGLGCTAVWLSPIFKNRTELNTYHGYGIQNFLDIDPRLGSVKDLQTLVKKAHKMGMYVILDIVLNHTGDNWAYPGGYRYEYCGGQRFPFGFWREVTPGSGIEWPDDAVWPVEFQNPEWYRRKGEIRNWDTFPEARDGDFCTLKELDTSSREVLRALIDIHKHWIAVTDVDGYRLDAVKHLEESSTALFCAAIREYAQYIGKKNFLFFGEIIGDDRFIDQYIGRNARIPGTNERFPSLDAALDFPLWGILEGVIKGFTNPAELRKRYEGFRELYSDHGRAGEYFVTFIDNHDQIGRSPRARFLHNDPLQRQAVLAIGYLLTSIGIPCLYYGTEQGFDGGGDHDKYIRECMFGGRWGAFNTTGHHFFNPDNPIYKDISRIAGIRGEEPALRYGRQYFREISGNGIDFGYPIDGRSTLAYSRILDSTEILVTMNLDMKPRSDFVTVDSSLSPIGKEMVNLLDARSRVKISEVSGRHIVRTDLQPHEIAIFKIIVP from the coding sequence CAGTTCGTTTATTTTCTCCTGGTGGACCGGTTTAACAGCGGGAAAGGTGATATCCCTCCATTCGTACCTGGCTCAACGTCCACCGGCAGAAATGATGAAGAAGGCGAAAAATGGCAGGGCGGGACACTGAAAGGTATTACTGAGAGACTCGACTATATAAAAGGCCTGGGCTGTACGGCCGTATGGCTCAGCCCTATATTCAAAAACCGCACAGAGCTTAACACCTACCATGGCTACGGCATCCAGAATTTTCTCGATATTGACCCGCGCCTTGGGTCGGTTAAAGACTTACAGACCCTGGTAAAAAAAGCCCACAAGATGGGGATGTATGTAATTCTCGATATAGTCTTGAACCATACCGGCGACAACTGGGCCTATCCGGGAGGCTACCGCTACGAATACTGTGGGGGGCAGAGATTTCCCTTTGGTTTCTGGCGGGAAGTTACCCCTGGTTCAGGGATCGAGTGGCCGGATGATGCGGTCTGGCCGGTAGAATTCCAGAATCCCGAGTGGTACAGGCGAAAGGGCGAGATCCGAAACTGGGACACATTCCCGGAGGCGAGGGACGGCGACTTTTGTACTCTGAAAGAGCTTGATACCTCAAGCCGTGAAGTACTGCGAGCCCTCATCGACATACATAAGCACTGGATTGCCGTCACCGATGTGGATGGCTACCGACTCGATGCGGTAAAGCACCTGGAAGAGTCAAGCACTGCTCTATTTTGCGCGGCCATAAGGGAATATGCCCAGTACATCGGCAAAAAGAATTTCCTATTCTTTGGAGAGATCATCGGAGACGACCGTTTTATCGACCAGTATATCGGCAGAAATGCCCGCATCCCGGGCACTAACGAACGTTTTCCTTCCCTGGACGCCGCCCTTGACTTTCCCTTGTGGGGGATACTGGAAGGGGTAATAAAGGGATTTACAAATCCGGCCGAACTCAGGAAAAGATATGAAGGATTCCGGGAATTATATAGCGACCACGGTCGGGCCGGCGAATATTTTGTGACTTTTATTGATAACCACGACCAGATTGGCCGCTCGCCAAGGGCCAGATTTCTCCATAACGATCCCCTCCAGAGACAGGCTGTTCTGGCCATAGGTTACCTGCTTACAAGCATCGGTATCCCCTGCCTCTATTATGGGACAGAGCAGGGGTTCGACGGCGGAGGTGACCATGATAAGTACATACGTGAATGTATGTTCGGCGGCCGCTGGGGGGCCTTCAATACTACAGGGCATCATTTCTTTAACCCGGATAACCCCATCTATAAAGATATATCCCGTATCGCAGGGATAAGAGGGGAAGAGCCTGCTCTGCGTTATGGAAGACAATACTTCCGGGAGATATCAGGAAACGGCATCGATTTTGGCTATCCTATCGACGGCCGTTCTACCCTGGCCTATTCCCGTATTCTCGACAGCACCGAGATACTCGTGACCATGAATCTGGATATGAAGCCAAGGAGTGACTTTGTAACCGTAGATAGCAGCCTTTCTCCCATTGGTAAAGAAATGGTTAACCTTCTGGACGCGCGGTCAAGAGTAAAGATAAGCGAGGTAAGCGGACGGCATATAGTCCGCACCGACTTGCAGCCTCATGAAATAGCAATATTTAAAATCATTGTTCCATAA
- a CDS encoding C1 family peptidase, with protein sequence MSKFDKSALGWLPDYPDFRDYTQEQEKISKVLAPTGVLKARVKQPTAVDLRPWCSAIEDQGALGSCTAHAGVGIVEYYERRALGRHIDASRLFLYKATRNLLHWTGDTGAFLRSTMGALVLFGVPPEEYWPYAIADFDKEPPAFCYAFAQNYQAIQYYRHDPPGTPGDALLDRIKTYLAVGHPSMFGFTVYSSIEQADKTGKIPFPCRGERIEGGHAIVAVGYDDKVKIKNTGKCGVETAGALLIRNSWGTGWGDAGYGWLPYEYVLRGLAEDFWSILKKEWVDTGEFKA encoded by the coding sequence ATGAGTAAATTTGACAAATCAGCTCTGGGGTGGCTACCTGACTATCCTGATTTCAGGGACTATACACAGGAGCAGGAAAAGATCAGCAAAGTGCTGGCGCCCACCGGCGTTCTGAAGGCCAGGGTGAAGCAGCCTACCGCCGTCGATTTAAGGCCGTGGTGTTCAGCCATTGAGGATCAGGGGGCCCTCGGGTCATGCACGGCCCATGCGGGTGTGGGGATTGTAGAATATTACGAGAGGCGCGCCCTTGGAAGGCATATCGATGCCTCCCGGCTATTTCTTTACAAAGCCACCCGCAATCTTCTCCACTGGACCGGGGATACCGGGGCGTTTTTGCGGAGCACTATGGGCGCATTGGTCCTTTTTGGCGTACCGCCTGAAGAGTACTGGCCTTACGCCATCGCCGATTTTGACAAAGAGCCGCCGGCCTTCTGTTATGCCTTTGCCCAAAACTATCAGGCTATTCAATATTACCGCCACGACCCGCCCGGGACGCCGGGAGATGCCCTGCTTGATCGAATAAAAACTTACCTGGCCGTAGGTCATCCCTCTATGTTCGGGTTCACAGTCTATAGCTCCATTGAGCAGGCGGACAAGACAGGTAAAATCCCATTTCCCTGCCGGGGAGAAAGGATAGAAGGCGGCCACGCTATTGTAGCCGTTGGTTACGATGATAAGGTGAAGATTAAAAATACGGGTAAATGCGGGGTCGAAACTGCCGGCGCCCTTCTCATTCGGAACTCGTGGGGCACAGGCTGGGGAGATGCAGGCTATGGCTGGCTGCCGTATGAATACGTACTTAGAGGACTGGCCGAGGACTTTTGGTCTATTCTTAAGAAGGAATGGGTGGATACCGGAGAATTCAAGGCCTGA
- a CDS encoding NADH:flavin oxidoreductase: MDVLFSPGRIGSLELKNRMIRSASHEGLADRRGAPTERQFQFYKRVIEGGIGLIITGYAGMMQNGKSALYHMTMIDSDDLIPAHRTMVNNIHNIEGKIVLQIAHCGRQTLSSETGEATLVSPSSVPNRFYKEVPRELSEPEIAEIIENFAAAARRAKTAGYDGVQIHAAHGYLLSTFLSRHSNKRTDRWGGHMENRFRIVGETLRAVRDTVSRDYPVFIKLNSFEKARDGIRPDECVRFSRMVEDTGCCDAIELSAGSNEDSFYMARGKFPTEGILKYLRPYCKMGRVAKFLIRHAVAPVLSKVQPPFREGYNLETAARVKKAVSLPVITVGGMRSKAFMEAAIREGKTDFVSMARPLLLEPDLANKFKTGESSVARCDNCNICFVATDTMPIRCHRDEFKGR, encoded by the coding sequence ATGGATGTGTTGTTTAGCCCCGGCAGGATAGGATCGCTTGAATTAAAAAACAGAATGATACGTTCTGCCTCTCATGAGGGACTTGCGGACAGGAGAGGCGCCCCGACAGAGAGACAATTTCAATTTTATAAGCGGGTTATAGAAGGCGGCATCGGGCTAATTATTACCGGTTACGCAGGTATGATGCAGAATGGCAAGAGCGCTCTCTACCACATGACAATGATCGACTCAGACGACCTGATACCTGCGCACAGGACTATGGTCAATAATATACACAACATCGAAGGGAAGATAGTGCTTCAGATCGCCCATTGCGGAAGGCAGACACTATCCTCGGAAACAGGCGAAGCCACACTGGTGTCGCCCTCGTCTGTTCCGAACCGTTTTTATAAAGAGGTGCCCCGGGAACTGTCTGAACCTGAAATCGCTGAGATCATCGAAAATTTTGCCGCGGCCGCCCGAAGGGCGAAGACTGCCGGATATGACGGTGTGCAGATACACGCCGCGCACGGCTATCTCCTGTCCACTTTTCTGTCAAGGCATTCCAATAAAAGGACCGACCGGTGGGGAGGACACATGGAGAACAGGTTTAGAATAGTGGGCGAGACCCTTCGGGCCGTGCGGGATACCGTGAGCCGGGACTACCCGGTCTTTATTAAACTGAACTCATTCGAAAAAGCCCGGGACGGGATAAGACCCGATGAATGTGTTCGTTTTTCAAGAATGGTGGAAGACACGGGTTGTTGCGACGCCATCGAGCTCAGCGCCGGAAGCAACGAGGACAGTTTCTACATGGCGCGGGGTAAATTTCCAACCGAAGGTATCCTCAAATATCTGAGACCGTACTGTAAGATGGGGAGGGTGGCCAAATTTCTCATAAGACACGCGGTCGCCCCGGTGCTTTCCAAAGTCCAGCCGCCCTTCAGGGAAGGCTATAATCTGGAGACCGCGGCCAGGGTAAAGAAGGCGGTCTCGTTACCTGTTATTACGGTAGGGGGTATGAGGTCAAAGGCCTTTATGGAGGCGGCTATCAGGGAGGGCAAGACGGATTTCGTCTCTATGGCGAGGCCGCTTCTGCTTGAGCCGGATCTGGCAAATAAGTTCAAGACAGGGGAGAGCTCAGTTGCCAGATGCGACAACTGCAATATCTGTTTTGTCGCCACAGACACCATGCCCATCCGTTGTCATAGAGACGAATTCAAGGGGCGCTGA